The Amycolatopsis sp. 195334CR genome window below encodes:
- a CDS encoding FtsK/SpoIIIE domain-containing protein: MNKRSEQRGRVTAALDQLRRHLGLALGAAAGARETAESDLAKLELERMIVRAGIERAGADEAIADRARQPGMAEVVNWLHTVRGQFYSDWAEGPNTLRELVASAAPGPAGQPPGHWLGRVGTNPGDQVPELWRIGTSTVDSKTTGVAQTFDVAVPLLDESHLSITSAPKTRATVDALVENLLMRVLSTFEPGAVRVHLWDVGQLTAVLPNLYPLSRTGALNICDPTRLQDLLDELAGHIRRIHAHTMQGGHTSLRAMRLATGKRSEPWRIAVLFGNGEELQPERLRDLRRVASGALSAGISLILVDVPTTLGGSVEGISLKSEERKAITSMTGADLVVTLDPPLPSGQVSTAATRIAEALIQKQGGPRTFADLLPGELGQERSAHELRAPVGFHEGDPVEVVIGDASPHALIGGPSGSGKTNFLYALLGSLAARYSPSELALYLLDFKEGVSFAGLAPGRKDASWLPHAQLVGVNVNTDREFGLALLRFLADQLRKRSAAAKDHEVTNLADLREQDPNGHWPRIVAVIDEFQYLFAGRDTVTAQATSLLEDIARRGRSQGIHLVLASQDVAGIEAFWGKPAIFEQCTLRIAMPKARRVLAETNEAAVSAPRWHAVINHDSGVSHGNQLAHVPDASTKDVFPTLQRQLWERYASGTAVPRLFDGAISPLLEDNEEFKDLRHNTRPRTLVGQTIDVQNAAHGVELSPTPGRNFAVLGTAVREALSIMDSCARSLAQQYSTGSVEFVVCNLVERVESSVEEIAKKLAGQGHEVTTIAGPELPEKLAEFVEGLSSVDKQRILLLFGAEAALPALEAKAPGVLKSGLDHFRVLLKQGPGAGFHTIGWWRAIARLKDTLGFTGTDDIGAWAALDVQGSELSPFCAGQVVHWSPRPGRALFFDRTTHASPEVLIPFFHPDPEQVSA, from the coding sequence ATGAACAAGCGCAGCGAGCAACGCGGACGCGTGACGGCGGCACTGGATCAGCTCCGCCGTCACCTCGGCCTGGCGCTGGGCGCCGCGGCGGGCGCCCGGGAGACCGCCGAATCCGACCTGGCCAAGCTCGAGCTGGAGCGGATGATCGTGCGGGCAGGCATCGAGCGGGCCGGCGCCGACGAGGCGATCGCCGACCGCGCCCGCCAGCCGGGCATGGCCGAGGTGGTGAACTGGCTGCACACCGTGCGCGGCCAGTTCTACAGCGACTGGGCCGAGGGGCCGAACACGCTGCGCGAGCTGGTCGCCTCGGCGGCACCGGGCCCGGCCGGGCAACCGCCGGGCCACTGGCTCGGCCGCGTCGGCACCAACCCCGGTGACCAGGTGCCCGAGCTGTGGCGGATCGGCACGTCCACAGTGGACAGCAAAACCACCGGCGTGGCGCAGACCTTCGACGTGGCGGTCCCGCTGCTCGACGAGTCGCACCTGTCCATCACCTCCGCGCCGAAGACCAGGGCGACGGTGGACGCGCTGGTGGAGAACCTGCTGATGCGGGTGCTGTCCACCTTCGAACCGGGTGCGGTCCGGGTGCACCTGTGGGACGTCGGCCAGCTCACCGCGGTGCTGCCGAACCTGTACCCGCTCAGCCGGACCGGCGCGCTCAACATCTGCGACCCGACCCGACTGCAGGACCTGCTCGACGAACTGGCCGGGCACATCCGCCGCATCCACGCGCACACCATGCAGGGCGGGCACACCTCGTTGCGCGCCATGCGCCTGGCCACCGGCAAGCGGTCGGAGCCGTGGCGGATCGCGGTGCTGTTCGGCAACGGCGAGGAGTTGCAGCCGGAGCGCCTGCGCGACCTGCGCCGGGTGGCCAGCGGCGCGCTCTCGGCGGGCATCTCGCTGATCCTGGTGGACGTGCCGACCACGCTCGGCGGTTCGGTCGAGGGCATCAGCCTGAAGTCCGAGGAGCGCAAGGCGATCACCAGCATGACCGGCGCCGACCTGGTGGTCACGCTGGATCCCCCGCTGCCGTCCGGGCAGGTCAGCACGGCCGCGACCCGGATCGCCGAGGCGTTGATCCAGAAGCAGGGCGGCCCGCGCACCTTCGCCGACCTGCTGCCCGGCGAACTCGGCCAGGAGCGCTCGGCCCACGAACTGCGGGCCCCGGTCGGTTTCCACGAGGGCGATCCGGTCGAGGTGGTGATCGGGGACGCCAGCCCGCACGCGCTGATCGGCGGGCCCAGTGGGTCCGGCAAGACCAACTTCCTCTACGCGCTGCTCGGCAGCCTCGCCGCGCGGTACTCCCCCAGCGAACTGGCGTTGTACCTGCTGGACTTCAAGGAGGGCGTGTCCTTCGCCGGGCTCGCGCCCGGCCGCAAGGACGCCAGCTGGCTGCCGCACGCGCAACTGGTCGGGGTGAACGTCAACACCGACCGCGAGTTCGGCCTGGCCCTGCTGCGCTTCCTCGCCGACCAGCTGCGCAAGCGCTCGGCCGCGGCCAAGGACCACGAGGTGACCAACCTCGCCGACCTGCGGGAACAGGATCCGAACGGGCACTGGCCACGGATCGTCGCGGTGATCGACGAGTTCCAGTACCTGTTCGCCGGCCGCGACACGGTGACCGCGCAGGCGACCTCGCTGCTGGAGGACATCGCGCGGCGCGGCCGGTCGCAGGGCATCCACCTGGTGCTGGCCAGCCAGGACGTGGCCGGGATCGAGGCGTTCTGGGGCAAACCGGCCATCTTCGAGCAGTGCACGCTGCGCATCGCCATGCCGAAGGCGCGCCGGGTGCTGGCCGAGACCAACGAGGCGGCCGTCTCCGCGCCGCGCTGGCACGCGGTGATCAACCACGATTCCGGGGTGTCACACGGGAACCAGCTGGCCCACGTGCCGGATGCCTCCACAAAGGACGTTTTCCCGACGCTCCAGCGCCAGCTGTGGGAGCGCTACGCCAGCGGCACGGCGGTGCCCCGGCTGTTCGACGGCGCGATCTCCCCGTTGCTGGAGGACAACGAGGAGTTCAAGGACCTGCGGCACAACACCCGGCCGCGCACGCTCGTCGGGCAGACCATCGACGTGCAGAACGCGGCGCACGGCGTGGAGCTGTCCCCGACACCGGGGCGGAACTTCGCGGTGCTCGGCACCGCCGTCCGGGAAGCACTGTCCATCATGGACTCGTGTGCCCGGTCGCTGGCGCAGCAGTACTCGACCGGCTCGGTCGAGTTCGTGGTGTGCAACCTGGTCGAGCGGGTCGAGTCGTCGGTCGAGGAGATCGCCAAGAAGCTGGCCGGCCAGGGGCACGAGGTGACCACGATCGCCGGGCCCGAGCTGCCCGAGAAGCTGGCAGAGTTCGTCGAAGGGCTGTCCTCAGTGGACAAGCAGCGCATCCTGCTGCTGTTCGGCGCCGAGGCCGCGCTGCCCGCGCTGGAGGCGAAGGCCCCCGGCGTGCTCAAGAGCGGACTGGACCACTTCCGGGTGCTGCTGAAGCAGGGGCCCGGTGCGGGTTTCCACACGATCGGCTGGTGGCGGGCGATCGCCAGGTTGAAGGACACGCTCGGTTTCACCGGCACCGACGACATCGGCGCCTGGGCGGCGCTGGACGTGCAGGGCAGCGAGCTGAGCCCGTTCTGCGCCGGGCAGGTGGTGCACTGGTCACCGCGGCCGGGGCGCGCGTTGTTCTTCGACCGCACCACGCACGCCAGTCCCGAAGTGCTGATCCCGTTCTTCCACCCCGATCCGGAGCAGGTGAGCGCATGA
- a CDS encoding endonuclease/exonuclease/phosphatase family protein, with product MRVTSLRRRRTAAATTAGAVAVSLAVTLAPAALAVPSPDAVITEVYGGGGNSGATLTSDFIELATASAAVPLDGWSVQYLPASASPSSQWQVTPLGGSLQPGGRYLVAEASGAGGTTQLPSADATGTIAMSATAGTVALVNGTERLTCRTAADCAADPRVRDLVGYGSAVVREGTAAAATANGTSSARATLADTDNNAADFTTGEPTPVNSKGETPGGADPGTPARIHEIQGTKRLSPFDGKRVKDVTGVVTALRTFGSARGFWLTDPNPDDDPRTSEGLFVFTGSTTPAVKVGDAVSAAGTVKEFYPDNPASSNYQSLTELTSAQWTVTSGGNALPAPTVAGPDTVPGALVAQPGGSIEGLDLEPAKYSLDFWEAHESEIVQISDTRIVGRSTQYNELYVTTKPEENATARGGSAYLGYDRPNTGVLKIESLIPFAERPFPQANTGDVLTGLTSGPVEYDSFGGYTLFATALGEVKDNGLVRETTRKQRTGELAVATYNVENLSAVDEQSKFDALADGIVTHLAAPDVVTLEEIQDNNGAEAEGDGVVAADQTLKRFTDAIAAKGGPRYEWRQIDPVDVSDGGEPGGNIRVGFLFNPARVSFVDRPGGDATTPVGVEKERGKAKLTVSPGRVDPANAAWANSRKPLAGEFVFQGRKVFVVANHFASKGGDQPTHGRYQPPSRGSETQRLQQAEVLRGFVDQLLAADRNANVVVAGDLNDFPFSPSVRKLTAGGALTALIDTLPENERYSYVFEGNSQVLDHILASRAPRGVDYDVVHINAEFAVQASDHDPQVVRFRPGTGNAVQDGIFDLLDWLEQILAKKPGV from the coding sequence ATGCGGGTGACCTCGCTCCGACGCAGACGAACCGCGGCGGCCACCACCGCCGGTGCGGTGGCCGTCTCCCTTGCCGTCACGCTCGCCCCCGCCGCGCTGGCCGTGCCCAGCCCGGACGCGGTGATCACCGAAGTCTACGGGGGTGGCGGCAACTCCGGAGCCACCTTGACCTCGGACTTCATCGAGCTGGCCACCGCCTCGGCCGCGGTACCGCTGGACGGCTGGAGCGTGCAGTACCTGCCCGCCTCGGCGAGCCCGTCCAGCCAGTGGCAGGTCACCCCGCTGGGTGGCAGCCTCCAGCCCGGCGGCCGGTACCTGGTCGCCGAGGCGAGCGGTGCCGGGGGCACCACGCAGCTGCCGTCCGCCGACGCGACCGGCACCATCGCGATGTCCGCCACCGCGGGCACCGTGGCGCTGGTCAACGGCACCGAACGGCTGACCTGCCGCACGGCCGCCGACTGCGCGGCCGACCCCCGCGTCCGCGACCTCGTCGGGTACGGCTCGGCCGTGGTCCGCGAGGGCACCGCCGCCGCGGCGACCGCCAACGGCACCTCCTCGGCGCGCGCGACCCTGGCCGATACCGACAACAACGCGGCCGACTTCACCACCGGCGAGCCGACCCCGGTGAACAGCAAGGGCGAGACCCCCGGCGGCGCCGACCCCGGCACCCCCGCGCGGATCCACGAGATCCAGGGCACCAAGCGCCTTTCGCCGTTCGACGGCAAGCGGGTCAAGGACGTCACCGGCGTGGTCACCGCGCTGCGCACCTTCGGCAGCGCCCGCGGTTTCTGGCTGACCGACCCGAACCCGGACGACGACCCGCGCACCAGCGAGGGCCTGTTCGTCTTCACCGGCAGCACCACGCCCGCGGTCAAGGTGGGCGACGCGGTGAGCGCGGCGGGCACGGTCAAGGAGTTCTACCCGGACAACCCGGCGAGCTCGAACTACCAGTCGCTGACCGAGCTGACCAGTGCACAGTGGACGGTCACCTCCGGCGGCAACGCCCTGCCCGCGCCGACGGTCGCCGGTCCGGACACCGTGCCGGGCGCGCTGGTGGCGCAGCCGGGCGGCAGCATCGAAGGCCTCGACCTGGAGCCCGCCAAGTACTCGCTGGACTTCTGGGAGGCCCACGAGAGCGAGATCGTGCAGATCTCCGACACGCGGATCGTCGGGCGCAGCACCCAGTACAACGAGCTGTACGTGACCACCAAGCCCGAGGAGAACGCGACCGCCCGCGGTGGCAGCGCCTACCTCGGCTACGACCGGCCGAACACCGGCGTGCTCAAGATCGAGTCGCTGATCCCGTTCGCCGAGCGGCCGTTCCCGCAGGCCAACACCGGTGACGTGCTCACCGGCCTGACCTCGGGCCCGGTGGAGTACGACAGCTTCGGCGGCTACACGCTGTTCGCCACCGCGCTCGGTGAGGTCAAGGACAACGGCCTGGTCCGCGAGACCACGCGCAAGCAGCGCACCGGGGAGCTGGCCGTGGCCACCTACAACGTGGAGAACCTGTCCGCGGTCGACGAGCAGTCGAAGTTCGACGCGCTGGCCGACGGCATCGTGACCCACCTGGCGGCGCCGGACGTGGTGACCCTGGAGGAGATCCAGGACAACAACGGTGCCGAGGCCGAAGGGGACGGCGTGGTCGCCGCCGACCAGACGCTCAAGCGGTTCACCGACGCCATCGCGGCGAAGGGCGGCCCGCGCTACGAATGGCGGCAGATCGACCCGGTCGACGTCAGCGACGGCGGTGAGCCGGGCGGCAACATCCGCGTCGGCTTCCTGTTCAACCCGGCGCGCGTGTCCTTTGTGGACCGCCCGGGCGGCGACGCGACCACCCCGGTGGGCGTGGAGAAGGAGCGGGGCAAGGCCAAGCTGACCGTCTCGCCCGGCCGGGTCGACCCGGCGAACGCGGCCTGGGCGAACAGCCGCAAGCCGCTGGCCGGCGAGTTCGTCTTCCAGGGGCGCAAGGTTTTTGTGGTGGCCAACCACTTCGCCTCCAAGGGCGGTGACCAGCCGACGCACGGCCGGTACCAGCCGCCGTCACGCGGTTCGGAGACGCAACGGCTCCAGCAGGCCGAGGTGCTGCGCGGGTTCGTCGACCAGCTGCTGGCCGCGGACCGCAACGCGAACGTGGTGGTCGCCGGTGACCTGAACGACTTCCCGTTCTCGCCCTCGGTGCGGAAGCTGACCGCGGGTGGTGCGCTCACGGCGCTGATCGACACGCTGCCGGAGAACGAGCGGTACAGCTACGTGTTCGAGGGCAACTCGCAGGTGCTGGACCACATCCTCGCCTCGCGGGCGCCGCGCGGTGTCGACTACGACGTGGTGCACATCAACGCCGAGTTCGCCGTGCAGGCCAGTGACCACGACCCGCAGGTGGTCCGGTTCCGGCCGGGCACCGGGAACGCCGTGCAGGACGGCATCTTCGACCTGCTCGACTGGCTCGAGCAGATCCTCGCGAAGAAGCCCGGCGTCTAG